The proteins below are encoded in one region of Pan paniscus chromosome 4, NHGRI_mPanPan1-v2.0_pri, whole genome shotgun sequence:
- the POU4F3 gene encoding POU domain, class 4, transcription factor 3 has protein sequence MMAMNSKQPFGMHPVLQEPKFSSLHSGSEAMRRVCLPAPQLQGNIFGSFDESLLARAEALAAVDIVSHGKNHPFKPDATYHTMSSVPCTSTSSTVPISHPAALTSHPHHAVHQGLEGDLLEHISPTLSVSGLGAPEHSVMPAQIHPHHLGAMGHLHQAMGMSHPHTVAPHSAMPACLSDVESDPRELEAFAERFKQRRIKLGVTQADVGAALANLKIPGVGSLSQSTICRFESLTLSHNNMIALKPVLQAWLEEAEAAYREKNSKPELFNGSERKRKRTSIAAPEKRSLEAYFAIQPRPSSEKIAAIAEKLDLKKNVVRVWFCNQRQKQKRMKYSAVH, from the exons ATGATGGCCATGAACTCCAAGCAGCCTTTCGGCATGCACCCGGTGCTGCAAGAACCCAAATTCTCCAGTCTGCACTCTGGCTCCGAGGCCATGCGCCGAGTCTGTCTCCCAGCCCCGCAG CTGCAGGGTAATATATTTGGAAGCTTTGATGAGAGCCTGCTGGCACGCGCCGAAGCTCTGGCGGCGGTGGATATCGTCTCCCACGGCAAGAACCATCCGTTCAAGCCCGACGCCACCTACCATACCATGAGCAGCGTGCCCTGCACGTCCACTTCGTCCACCGTGCCCATCTCCCACCCAGCTGCGCTCACCTCACACCCTCACCACGCCGTGCACCAGGGCCTCGAAGGCGACCTGCTGGAGCACATCTCGCCCACGCTGAGTGTGAGCGGCCTGGGCGCTCCGGAACACTCGGTGATGCCCGCACAGATCCATCCACACCACCTGGGCGCCATGGGCCACCTGCACCAGGCCATGGGCATGAGTCACCCGCACACCGTGGCCCCTCATAGCGCCATGCCTGCATGCCTCAGCGACGTGGAGTCAGACCCGCGCGAGCTGGAAGCCTTCGCCGAGCGCTTCAAGCAGCGGCGCATCAAGCTGGGGGTGACCCAGGCGGACGTGGGCGCGGCTCTGGCTAATCTCAAGATCCCCGGCGTGGGCTCGCTGAGCCAAAGCACCATCTGCAGGTtcgagtctctcactctgtcgcacaacAACATGATCGCTCTCAAGCCGGTGCTCCAGGCCTGGTTGGAGGAGGCCGAGGCCGCCTACCGAGAGAAGAACAGCAAGCCAGAGCTCTTCAACGGCAGCGAACGGAAGCGCAAACGCACGTCCATCGCGGCGCCGGAGAAGCGTTCACTCGAGGCCTATTTCGCTATCCAGCCACGTCCTTCATCTGAGAAGATCGCGGCCATCGCTGAGAAACTGGACCTTAAAAAGAACGTGGTGAGAGTCTGGTTCTGCAaccagagacagaaacagaaacgAATGAAGTATTCGGCTGTCCACTGA